The DNA window ggatcgccacgggcacattgcacgatgtctcaAGATGGGATATTAGCGATAGAGCTACAGTCCATGACGGATAGGTCAGGACACCGGatgttggttatatcgagtaataggattggaattcttctattacggaattcgatataggaacaccatatttggttatatcgagtaataggaacagagttccttctattacggaattcgatataggaataccacatttggaaaccgggatccctagactaggattgagtctagtcttaaatgtgacgtcatgagtctaattgacagttatattgattcatgttgattatgttcttGAATATgatacatattgatttatgttcctgataatggtacatgtttagaataggatttattcttgatatggatttatattctgatttgaatacatgttagacatatatgttatatgcgattacattgtttttatgattgcatgtatacatgatttatactgagaatgtaattctcaccggagttattcggctgttgtcttgtttgtatgtgtgcatggcaacaggtgagataggatcagggtcaagaagagaacgaggctggactagatagcgtggagatccggacttcgaagcaacttaggattcagtactgatatatagttgaacctagttgaattcttgtagatagtacaagatttatatttttatgtttaatatgtaatttgaattgaattacattacgtttgcgctttgtattttaaaaaaaaatttaaaccctgtttattataaatgtttgaattattcttaaagacgattaaggaatgaattagcgtccgggtccccacaagaactataaaattttgaacaatggTGTATGTATACCTAATTTTCattcgatttattttaaatgcattaattaatgtgaaaaaaatcaaataaagggaaaaaaattaaataaagatagagttcacaaataaaaaaaaagtcaaataaaaagaattatttttaaaataaaaatataattcattctgtgaaaatatattgtaaattttattattcttctattcatttaaattctattaaagatatattttttaaaacaaataaagtataaatttcatttcaaaaaatggtagctaaatttcatttttcaatttatttataattaattaatagttgggaaaaaacaaacaatagaacatgtatttattattattattattattattttaaattttattaaatatataattattttttaaaaaatgatgtgtaaatttcattccaaaaaatGAAGATGGAGTTTAAATTTCATTCTAAAAATTGGtggctaaattttatttttcttcaatttattttaaaatatattaaataatagatggaaaaaacaaacaagcgaagagaaatatattaattattattatttacattattcatatatgttaatttatttaagttaaaaataaaattgacacACAAACTCCTATGAGATTGTTTACGAGTAAATTTTGTGAAacatgtctcatattcaacttgaatcattaaaaaaattatttttcacttCGGAAATGACTGGGTCAGCCCCTCTCAGAATTATATAACAATGAAACTGTTTCACATAAAACCTACTAAAAATTTGAgaactataaaattttgaacaataatgtaaacttcatttttattcgatgtaattttttttaaaaaaatgatgtgtaaattttattccaaaaaatgaaggcttaatttaaatttcattacaaAAATTGTtggctaaattttatttttcttcaatttattttaaaatatattaaataatatattgaaaaaaaacaaacaagctaagaaaaatatattaattattattatttacgtTATTCatatatgttaatttatttaagttaaaaataaaattgacacAGAAACTCTTATGAGATTGTTTCATTCACTCCGGAAATGACTGAGTCAGCATCTCTCAAGACTATATAACAATGAAACTGTTTCACATAAAACCTACTAAAAATTAGAgaactataaaattttgaatagtagtgtaaacttcatttttattcgatatattttaaaattcattaattaataaaaaatagaaatcaaacaaaaatgcaaatttcattattcttttatttaatttaaatttcattaaagatatatattttttaaaaaatagagtgTAAATTTCATTACAAAAAATGATgactaaattatattttcttcaatttattttataatatataatcgctgataacaaacaaacaaaaaatatttatattttaacaaACTCCAATTTTTAGTAGGTTTTAAATTCTATagattaatagatgaaaaacaaaCAGTAGGTTTTAAATTCTATAGATTAATAGATGAAaagcaaacaaaaaataaacatgcatattttaaattctattaattaataaatgaaaagcaaacaaaaaaataaaaatttgttaatgattattattaaataaatagatgaaaaacaaacaaaaaataaacatgtattaatgattattattgaaTGAAGATAAGGACAtttatataaattcataattcaaatccatatatttatattagtatagatatagatatagatataaatAGATAGATAAAAAAAGTCATAATTAATAAAGGTGTCAAATAAATTCATAATTGAAGTGACGTATTTATTGAAGTGACATAGTGaacaatttatatataataagtcATAATTAATAAGGGTGTCAAAGTACATTCACAATTGAAAAAGTGACATATTTATATAGATAATAGatttcattaaagatatatatttttaaaaaaaaatagagtgtaaatttcattccaaaaaatgatgactaaattatattttcttcaatttattttataatacatTAATCGCTGAtagcaaacaaaaaaaaaaacatgtatatttgttagtaaattcataattGAAGTGACATATTTATTGAAGTGACATAGGTGaacaatttatatataataaaatcataattaataagGGTGTCAAAGTACATTCACAATTGAAAAAGTGACATATTTATATAGATAATAGatttcattaaagatatatatattttttttaaaaaatagagtgtaaatttcattccaaaaaataatgactaaattatattttcttcaatttattttataatacatTAATCGTTGATagcaaacaaacaaaaaacatgtatattttaACAAACTCCAATTTTTAGCAGGTTTTAAATTCTATatattaatagatgaaaaacaaacaaaaaataaacatgtatattttaaatttcattaattaatagatgaaaagcaaacaaaaaaataaaaatatattaatgattattattaaatgaatagataaaaaacaattattaaatgaatagatgaaaaacaaagaaaaaataaacatgtattaattattattattgaatgaaGATAAGGACATTTATATAAATTTCACAATTCAAAtccatatatttatattaatatagagttgatagatagatagataaaaGTCATAGTTAATAAAGGTGTCAaagtaaattcacaattgaagTGACATATTTATTGAGGTGACATAGTGACATATTTATACATAATAAAGTCATAATTAATAAGGGTGTCAaagtaaattcacaattgaagtgatacacacacacacacacacacacacatatatatatatataagtgtaGATAAAGGACATTGTTTTTCAATTGtgcaatgacaaaattaaacTTCTATACACACTTCAAGAATACAATGTAATtcctatattaattttatcaaataactcatatttatactacatttaaatgttttatccttttaattttATCTCTACATTTTTTCCAAATGATTTTACtgtaattttgtaattatatgtttagtgcaatttctaattaagtaataaattatagTATCACGAAAAGATATATGAAAGTTTATTTCTTtcattatatttcaaattttaatggtaaaaatcatatcaatagtttaaaatctatatttaataattattatatgagtttatttgatatttactatataatcttatgttgatttatttattattttaaaacttatttaacaaaaaattaATAGTTATCAATGTTATTCTACGAAAGAtcgatatataaaatttattatccaTGATATAGAATTGTAAAAAGCATCAACCTGAGTAGATATAGAACAAATGACACTGGAGCCGCGACAAGAACTTCTTCCTCTACTTACAATAAGAGTCCAACAACTATGGCACAGCAACCCTAACTCCTATAAGACGTGAGATGATGAGTATAGAAACCAGAAAACAATAGTAACATAACCTAATTACTATCAACAACTAGATGCGACAGCTTACAAATTTCTTGATCCCTTCACTTGGCTTCCAGTCCATCTGAACTACCATGTGCTACATTTGAGCTTCCTTTGACATCAGATCTGGCTGCGGCACCCGTGACAGGTTTATCTTGTTTATTTTCTTCACGTGCATCGGTGGGACCAGATTTTGAAGATGGAATGCCACAGCTACCTCCAAGATTGGCTTCGGTTTGTGCTAGGTGCATGCCATTGGTGGCTCCAAAATATGCTTGTGTGGCATGCGGGTGGGGAGGTGGTTGTGGCAATTGCTGCCGCAGATCTTGCAGTGGTTGTGGTGAATTGAATGGTGCTCGTGTGGGGAAAATACCTGCTTGCTGAGCCATGGCTGCAGCTTGAGGATGCGGCATGTAAAACGCCCCCTGTTGCATAGCAGGATGTGGAGTCATCTGCACGTGCCAAAATATAAATTAGAAAGAGGTCTGTAATGCCATAAGTAAATTTCCATCAAGCTTACTCTAAATGATACCTGAGGAGGCATTGCTGATGTCTGAGGTTGTGCATCAGCAATTGCGGCCAAATACATTAAATTCTTTTGAAGTTGAGCCTGATACCTGATCATCAAGATAATACTGAATAAAAAGTTGCTCTGATGTTAAAAATATAAGCACTCGGTCGTCAAAAAACCAACAAGCAATAGCAATTTGTAGGGCATATAACTCCTCGAAGCACAAACAAATACAGAGAAAGAAGGGAAGTTTCATATCCAAGATAAGACAGTTGAAACTGTGATCACTAAGATTCTTACTATACAGCAGAAAACAAGAAGCAAATAAAATGCTTGATAGTGAAAATTGCAAATAAGTAAATGCATAAATGCACTCGTCATCACGTATGCAAAGACGAACAGAAAAGTTAACCCACTTACTGGGCACACTCGGCAAGTTTGCCAAGATTTTGATTGTCCAATATCGCCAATATTAACTTCTTGTTTTCATCAAGATAGTGCATCGACAGTTGGTGGCGATGTTGCATGTCAAAATGCAAATCATGTAAATTTTCACAATATTCAAGTATGATGAAACATATTTCACATGAGTATTTCAATATATTATGGAACAAGCtctaaaaacaaaatcaaacaTCAAGTAACTCTAACGACAATTTCAACAAGTATTAAAAAGGTGAAATTCACATTCAAAGCTAGAAGATTGTCTTCAATGTATTACTTGATCGATTCAACTCACAGATGTTCAGAGCCTTGATCTTTTAAATTTGACACAAAGGAATCAAATTTTCAACTATTTTATCGATTCTTTCATTAGAAAAGTAAATTTTAGAAGTTACCATATTACAAAACTTTGGGAAAAAGATCAACCATCATTATACAAATTAACATTTCTTTTGAGATAACAATAGTACATTGGACAATTACTGGTCATACACAATATTAACTTACCTTGCGATACCAAGAAAGATTAGAAAATGCTTTTTGCACTAGCAAAGAACAAATTATTGGAAATTTAAACACCTACCATCATAGGTAATAAATATGATTGACAGAAGTGTGAGTTTTCCCACCAAAACCAAAAAGGAAGGTCACCAATTCAAAAAAATGACTATTTTAGATCTTTGCAATAGCCCCAAAAGATTCAAGGGAAAATAAGAAATACCTTCTGTATCTGTTCGGTGGTGATATTGGTAGGGGGAAATGGCTGCATGACTGGAAAAATTGTACCTGGTTGCTGCATCTCTACAGCTCTCCTGCTTAATTAAACATAGTACCCTTGTATTTTACGATAACGAAAACCAGAAAAAACCCTAATGCACACAAGGTAGACATCTCTACACCTTTTAAATTCATCAGATGTGGCAAGATAGTAGTATGTTGTTTTGAACAAaggaaataactgaaaattcTCCTTTAACATTTAGAGTGGAGACTAAGTATTTCCATAAAAAGCAAAGTAAAGAATTTTGCCAATGATATGTTTAGACAAGTAATGATGAAAGATAAAAATAGTAGCTTTACTGGAAAAAGATCATAGTATCTGTTTTGGAAGCATGTGGACATCAAATGATCCTGCTTTTatccataaaatttttaaaatgtggcATGATTGAAACACAGGTGTTCTATGTTATTATCGAATAGACAAATACTATACATATTCCAAAAAATTCAATCAGCTTTGCTTGAATGGAAAGATCACTTTTATCTGAAATACTTAATAGTCAAACTGTTGTAGCTCCGTATTCTTTGAAAAGTTCGTTTCTTTATGATCTAAGATGAATGGATATGAATACGAGGACATGAATACACATGAcgcataattttaaaaacattaagcatGAAACGAGTCAGAAACAACTATTTTACAAATGCATATGCATAAATACACTTAAATATAATCATATGTACATGATTGCAATTAATATAACACCAAATTACCGATGGACTCAAGTGCTTAAAAATATCCAATATCATTGGATCTACCTTGACGCTAACGCCCTCGGGATAGGTTGAACTCTACCCGACTATAGTTAAAATAAGATCGCAGACCACGTTAGATACCGCAGTCTTATCTTCTTTTTGATCGAGAACTATCCAGGGATTATTTGTACCAGGGAAATAATCTGATTCGTCACGGTTTTTTAGAATATTGGGTGCTATAACTTCTCATATTGCGAAAtcgtgataaaaaaaaaaatcatacaaTTTTCTAACTAAAACATTGCGGGAAAAGCTACATGAATGGTTCTCCCCGTTTCCATAACAGTTGCGTTCTTCAAATGCAAGAAGAAAagcaaaag is part of the Primulina tabacum isolate GXHZ01 chromosome 18, ASM2559414v2, whole genome shotgun sequence genome and encodes:
- the LOC142532660 gene encoding GRF1-interacting factor 2-like isoform X2 encodes the protein MLKENFQLFPLFKTTYYYLATSDEFKSRRAVEMQQPGTIFPVMQPFPPTNITTEQIQKYLDENKKLILAILDNQNLGKLAECAQYQAQLQKNLMYLAAIADAQPQTSAMPPQMTPHPAMQQGAFYMPHPQAAAMAQQAGIFPTRAPFNSPQPLQDLRQQLPQPPPHPHATQAYFGATNGMHLAQTEANLGGSCGIPSSKSGPTDAREENKQDKPVTGAAARSDVKGSSNVAHGSSDGLEAK
- the LOC142532660 gene encoding GRF1-interacting factor 3-like isoform X1; its protein translation is MQHRHQLSMHYLDENKKLILAILDNQNLGKLAECAQYQAQLQKNLMYLAAIADAQPQTSAMPPQMTPHPAMQQGAFYMPHPQAAAMAQQAGIFPTRAPFNSPQPLQDLRQQLPQPPPHPHATQAYFGATNGMHLAQTEANLGGSCGIPSSKSGPTDAREENKQDKPVTGAAARSDVKGSSNVAHGSSDGLEAK